The Flavobacterium johnsoniae UW101 genomic interval TGAGCCTCCGGCCTTGATCTCGCCAGCCGGCCTGTAGACGCGCAGAGGCGATATGGCTTTCTGCTGCACCGCAGTGCGTCTGGCCTTGTTCCTGTCGGCTATTTTGAAGTTCAGAAAATCGATCCTGTACGGCACATTGGTGCTGTTGTACAGGGCGATATGGAAATAGTATTTTCCATCATGGACATAGATCCCGTTCAGCCTGAATTCTGCTCCGGCATTCCTAGTCCTGATATGCCTTATCACCCGCTTATCATTGTCATAGATGCGCTTCATCACAGATTCCGCCGTGCTTGGGGAGCTTTCACCAAGCTCTTCAAAAAGGGTGCTTTGCGATCCTGCATTCCCATTCGCACCTATATTATAGCCCAGAATCTTCGGATTTGGATCATAGTGCACATCAAAACTGTAGAACCGGCCGTCGGTCGTAATGACCGAAAGATTGGTCTGCTGTTCAAAATCCCTTACAGCCGCCTTGACCCGGAGCACATTATTCGCATCCTCGGCCTTTGCAGCCATGAGCAGCCCGCTTCCAAGGTCGGCATAACGGATTTCCGACGGGAAAATCAGGTGCGAGGTCTTGTCATAGGTTATGCCTAACCGGCAGGCTTTGATCTCGTCCATAACCGGCAGGCTGCTCTGCGGAAAGCACAGCTGGACGCAGAGAACTGCAAGCACCGCCGTCCAGTATTTTTCATAATATCTTTTCATCTTTATATTCTTTTGATTGCTATTGTTTTTTGGAGACCAGAAAAAGCTGGTGCCCAGCCTTGAGCATTACCTTTGGCGTCTTTACCTTTTTGGAGAAATATCCTGATATCCCCTGCAGGACTCCCCTGCTGAGATCTGCGGCCACCTGCTGTCCTGCCGACTGGGTCAGCATCAGGCTCGTTGCGGACTGCTGTCCCATATTGCCCGCCATCTGCCCCGCAGC includes:
- the traN gene encoding conjugative transposon protein TraN, giving the protein MKRYYEKYWTAVLAVLCVQLCFPQSSLPVMDEIKACRLGITYDKTSHLIFPSEIRYADLGSGLLMAAKAEDANNVLRVKAAVRDFEQQTNLSVITTDGRFYSFDVHYDPNPKILGYNIGANGNAGSQSTLFEELGESSPSTAESVMKRIYDNDKRVIRHIRTRNAGAEFRLNGIYVHDGKYYFHIALYNSTNVPYRIDFLNFKIADRNKARRTAVQQKAISPLRVYRPAGEIKAGGSERCVYVLDLFTLTDGKLLLIEIYEKNGGRQQTLKIKNSDLLKACLPDTP